From the Planctomycetia bacterium genome, the window CGGTGACGACGCTTCCTTCGGCTGCCGCGCTTCGTCGGAGGTGCCGCTGGACGCCGCGATGGCAACCATCGCCGCGATCACGACCAGCAGCCTGTTTCGATACCTCGTCATGCTTTTCGACCTCGCACGCATCGGACGGCGACGGCCTTCCGGAGCCCGATTGTATCGTCGGAGAAAAGTCCAAGCGAAAGTGCGGAAAGACGATTAGAATGACGGGCCGGACACGCCCCGGTTCGCTGCATCGCTCGCCCCTACTTCTCGTTCTCGAAATCCCTATGGTCGACCGCGACAATACGATCGTAACGTTCGAACAACATACGCTGGAAGAACAAAAACGGCATCCCGGAGCGAGCGGCACGTTCGCTTGGCTCCTCTCGGGCATCACGCTCGCCACGAAGATCATCCAGGCCAAGGTTCGCCGAGCCGGCTTGACCGACGTGCTCGGCGAGGCCGGCGAGACCAACGTGCAAGGGGAGAGCCAGCAGAAACTGGACATCTTCGCCAACAACGTGTTGATCCATTACCTGAGCTTGCGCGACAACGTCGGCATCTTAGCTTCCGAAGAAAACGAACGGCCGTTTATTCTCAAGCAGTCGGCCGATGCGAAGTATATCGTCGTCTTCGATCCGCTCGACGGCTCGTCGAACATCGACGTGAACGTTTCCGTCGGCACGACGTTCTCCATTCTCCGTCGGCCGCACGACCCTTACGATCGCGACGATTCCGCCGACATTCTTCAGCCGGGCTACAAGCAAGTCGCCGGCGGCTACGTGCTTTACGGCTCGAGCACGATGCTCGTCTATTCGACCGGTAGCGGAGTTCACGGCTTCACGCTCGATCCGGCGATCGGGGCGTATGTGTTGAGCCATGAAAACATTCGGATGCCCGAGCAAGGGAAGTGGTACTCGGTGAACGAAGCGCATC encodes:
- the fbp gene encoding class 1 fructose-bisphosphatase; this encodes MVDRDNTIVTFEQHTLEEQKRHPGASGTFAWLLSGITLATKIIQAKVRRAGLTDVLGEAGETNVQGESQQKLDIFANNVLIHYLSLRDNVGILASEENERPFILKQSADAKYIVVFDPLDGSSNIDVNVSVGTTFSILRRPHDPYDRDDSADILQPGYKQVAGGYVLYGSSTMLVYSTGSGVHGFTLDPAIGAYVLSHENIRMPEQGKWYSVNEAHLDSFPKAYQKFVAGLRSGVLGKRYASRYIGSMVADVHRTLLKGGVFMYPPTMDNPRGKLRLMYEANPIAFLMEQAGGKALCGGKRVLEIVPEGIHDRTAIICGGTKEMEYFEQCVAEES